One window of Alkaliphilus metalliredigens QYMF genomic DNA carries:
- a CDS encoding phage portal protein, producing MGILQGIFKARDKPKNTLSGSYYSFFFGSTSAGKPVNEQTAMQMTAVYSCVRILSETLAGLPLHVYKHNDSGGKEKNLKHPLYKLLHDEPNPEMTSFAFRETLMSHLLLWGNAYAQIIRNARGEVISLYPLMPNKMTVDRDSSGRLFYLYQRGSEDAPTLGRDNQVYLSPSDVLHIPGLGFDGLVGYSPIAMAKNAVGLAIATEEYGAKFFANGASPGGVLEHPGTIKDPQKIKESWNAAYQGSGNAHRVAVLEEGMKYQPIGISPEQAQFLETRKFQINEIARIFRVPPHMLADLEKSSFSNIEQQSLEFVKYTLDPWVVRWEQSMCRALLMESEKPNVFIKFNVDGLLRGDYVSRMSGYATARQNGWMSTNDIRELENLDRIPESLGGDLYLINGAMTKLQDAGAFANIKETEEP from the coding sequence ATGGGAATACTGCAAGGGATATTTAAAGCGCGTGATAAACCTAAAAATACTCTTTCAGGAAGTTATTACAGCTTCTTTTTTGGAAGTACTAGTGCTGGTAAGCCGGTCAATGAGCAAACCGCTATGCAAATGACTGCAGTATACAGCTGCGTAAGAATCTTATCAGAGACGTTGGCTGGCCTACCACTTCATGTCTACAAACACAACGATTCAGGGGGCAAGGAGAAAAACCTTAAACACCCACTTTACAAGTTGCTCCATGATGAACCAAATCCTGAGATGACTTCCTTTGCGTTTAGAGAAACGCTGATGAGTCATCTTCTATTGTGGGGAAATGCTTATGCTCAGATTATTCGAAATGCAAGAGGCGAAGTAATCTCCCTCTACCCACTGATGCCAAACAAAATGACGGTCGATCGCGATTCAAGTGGTCGGCTTTTCTATTTGTATCAGCGTGGCAGCGAGGATGCTCCTACTCTCGGTAGAGACAATCAGGTCTATCTTTCACCATCAGATGTCCTTCATATCCCAGGACTTGGCTTTGACGGACTGGTAGGCTATTCACCCATAGCCATGGCGAAAAATGCTGTGGGCCTTGCTATTGCTACAGAAGAATATGGAGCTAAGTTTTTTGCGAATGGTGCATCACCTGGTGGTGTCCTAGAACATCCCGGTACTATCAAGGATCCTCAGAAGATTAAAGAATCCTGGAACGCAGCCTATCAAGGAAGTGGAAATGCTCACCGGGTGGCTGTTCTTGAAGAAGGTATGAAGTATCAGCCTATTGGTATTTCACCTGAACAGGCACAGTTCCTTGAAACCAGAAAATTTCAGATCAATGAGATCGCTCGTATCTTCAGAGTTCCACCTCATATGCTTGCTGACCTTGAGAAATCATCCTTTAGTAACATCGAGCAGCAATCACTTGAGTTTGTAAAATACACTCTCGATCCTTGGGTGGTCCGCTGGGAACAGTCCATGTGCAGAGCACTACTCATGGAAAGTGAGAAACCTAATGTGTTTATCAAGTTTAACGTGGATGGCCTACTGCGTGGTGATTATGTAAGTCGAATGAGTGGATATGCCACTGCAAGGCAGAACGGTTGGATGAGCACCAATGATATCAGGGAGCTTGAGAATCTGGATAGAATTCCAGAATCCTTAGGTGGCGACCTCTACCTCATCAATGGTGCCATGACTAAATTACAGGACGCAGGCGCGTTCGCAAATATCAAAGAAACGGAGGAACCTTAA
- a CDS encoding DUF7678 domain-containing protein, with product MWRKGKIEVENRTIHYWIKSFDSGSPYGIDEGRISKLMLKRDGQIIANFDRGWDIEPIDANAQAALEALMKKYN from the coding sequence ATGTGGAGAAAAGGTAAAATCGAAGTCGAGAACAGAACCATACATTACTGGATCAAAAGCTTTGACTCAGGCTCCCCTTACGGCATTGATGAAGGTAGGATTTCAAAACTGATGCTAAAGCGAGATGGCCAGATCATTGCAAACTTTGATAGAGGCTGGGACATTGAACCCATCGACGCCAATGCACAAGCTGCGCTTGAAGCTTTGATGAAGAAATACAATTAA
- a CDS encoding head maturation protease, ClpP-related, with translation MKKFWNWARDEDTGVRTLYLDGVIAEDSWFDDDVTPKAFKAELTAGEGDIVIWLNSPGGDCIAASQIYAMLMDYKGTVTVKIDGIAASAASVIAMAGTTVLMAPTALMMVHNPLTVAIGDSEEMKKAIAMLSEVKESIINAYEIKTGQSRTKLSHLMDAETWLNGKKAIELGFADGILEDEKKRNQTEDFTYAFSRRAVTNSLLDKVKPKLAKENIGTPIESLEKRLSLIQH, from the coding sequence ATGAAGAAGTTTTGGAACTGGGCACGAGATGAAGACACTGGCGTCCGAACACTCTACCTAGACGGCGTTATTGCCGAAGACTCATGGTTTGACGATGATGTCACCCCTAAGGCATTTAAAGCAGAGCTTACTGCCGGTGAGGGTGACATTGTTATTTGGCTCAATTCTCCAGGAGGTGATTGCATTGCTGCTAGTCAGATTTACGCCATGCTGATGGATTACAAAGGCACTGTTACCGTAAAGATTGACGGTATTGCAGCCTCAGCCGCCTCAGTCATCGCCATGGCGGGGACAACGGTGCTTATGGCACCAACAGCCCTAATGATGGTCCATAACCCCCTTACAGTGGCCATTGGAGACAGTGAGGAAATGAAAAAGGCCATCGCTATGCTTTCTGAAGTGAAAGAGAGCATCATCAATGCCTATGAAATCAAGACAGGTCAGTCAAGGACAAAGCTCTCCCATCTTATGGATGCGGAGACCTGGCTCAATGGGAAAAAAGCCATCGAGCTTGGCTTTGCTGATGGCATCTTGGAGGATGAAAAGAAAAGAAATCAGACTGAGGACTTTACCTATGCCTTTAGCCGCAGAGCTGTAACTAACTCCCTGCTTGATAAGGTAAAACCCAAACTAGCAAAAGAGAATATTGGCACCCCAATTGAGTCGCTAGAAAAGCGGCTTTCTTTGATTCAACACTAA
- a CDS encoding HK97-gp10 family putative phage morphogenesis protein — protein MAKGTMKMPDEFLMKLTKLGDKTDEIVSKVLEAGGEVVLDKVKANLKGVIGNETKEKSRSTGELVSSLGLSPTKLDRNGNFNVKVGFNEPRGDGDANAKIANILEYGKSGQPPKPFLKPAKSASRKACIETMKSELDKEIEKL, from the coding sequence GTGGCTAAAGGAACTATGAAAATGCCTGATGAGTTTCTAATGAAGCTTACAAAGCTTGGTGATAAGACAGATGAGATTGTCTCGAAAGTTTTAGAAGCTGGCGGCGAGGTTGTTCTTGATAAAGTAAAAGCCAACCTTAAAGGTGTTATTGGGAATGAAACCAAAGAAAAAAGTCGTTCTACCGGTGAGCTGGTATCTTCCCTGGGCCTCTCTCCCACTAAGCTAGATCGAAATGGAAATTTCAACGTGAAGGTTGGTTTTAATGAGCCTCGTGGTGATGGAGATGCCAATGCCAAGATTGCAAATATCCTGGAATACGGTAAATCAGGTCAGCCACCTAAACCCTTCTTGAAGCCAGCAAAGTCCGCATCTCGGAAGGCATGCATTGAAACTATGAAATCAGAACTGGATAAGGAGATTGAAAAGCTATGA
- a CDS encoding head-tail connector protein gives MTLLEKVKANLILDHSADDELLEMYITAATRYAESYQHLPENHYVEAVMPATTQQAIIMLSSHFYESRDGSTGGFFSDNVQAGQQVWNTVNLLLRLDRDWKV, from the coding sequence ATGACACTGCTGGAAAAAGTAAAAGCAAATCTTATTCTTGATCACTCGGCTGATGATGAACTCCTTGAGATGTACATCACCGCTGCTACCCGGTATGCAGAAAGCTATCAGCATCTTCCTGAAAACCACTACGTGGAAGCAGTTATGCCAGCCACCACACAGCAAGCCATCATCATGCTGTCGTCCCACTTTTATGAATCCAGGGACGGCAGCACCGGTGGCTTCTTTTCAGATAATGTTCAGGCTGGGCAGCAAGTGTGGAACACAGTCAATCTCTTGCTGAGACTTGATCGGGATTGGAAGGTGTAG
- a CDS encoding major tail protein: MATIGLDSLFYAKITEDQNGIETYGTPKVLAKAMTAELSIELIEAILYADDGASEVVKEFKSGALSLGIDDIGSLVAQDLTGCKIDSNNVVVSRSEDGGSPVAVGFRAKKANGKYRYFWLYRVIFSVPATSLATKGDSITFSSPTIEGTVFRRNKLDGESKHPWKAEVTEGDNGVSASTITSWFTSVYEPDFTAVTPTITITTQPASLSEVTAGSISGSLSVVASSNTSNPVTYQWYENTIDSTTGGTSINGETSASFDIPTDLLADTYYYYCVLSSSGAENVTTTVATVVVS, from the coding sequence ATGGCAACGATCGGATTGGACTCTCTATTTTATGCAAAAATCACAGAAGATCAAAACGGCATCGAAACCTATGGCACCCCTAAAGTGCTGGCTAAAGCCATGACCGCAGAGCTGAGCATTGAGCTCATTGAAGCCATTCTTTATGCAGATGACGGTGCCAGCGAAGTGGTCAAAGAATTTAAGAGTGGTGCTTTAAGTTTAGGAATTGATGACATTGGCTCACTTGTAGCTCAGGATTTAACCGGCTGCAAAATTGACAGCAACAATGTGGTGGTTTCAAGAAGTGAAGATGGTGGTAGCCCTGTGGCAGTTGGGTTTCGTGCCAAGAAGGCCAATGGAAAATATCGCTACTTTTGGCTCTACAGGGTTATCTTCTCTGTTCCCGCCACAAGTCTTGCTACCAAAGGCGACTCCATTACATTTAGCAGTCCCACCATAGAGGGAACCGTCTTTAGAAGAAATAAACTAGATGGAGAAAGCAAGCATCCTTGGAAAGCGGAAGTTACTGAAGGAGATAATGGCGTATCGGCATCAACCATTACAAGCTGGTTCACATCCGTTTATGAACCAGACTTCACAGCCGTAACCCCAACCATTACCATCACAACCCAGCCAGCAAGCTTAAGTGAAGTAACCGCAGGAAGCATTTCTGGAAGCCTTTCTGTTGTGGCAAGCTCCAACACCTCAAACCCTGTAACCTATCAGTGGTATGAAAATACCATCGATAGCACCACTGGCGGTACTTCCATTAATGGAGAAACTTCTGCGAGCTTTGATATTCCAACAGACCTTTTGGCAGATACCTATTACTACTACTGCGTCTTAAGCTCTAGTGGTGCAGAAAACGTGACGACCACAGTGGCTACTGTTGTTGTTTCTTAA
- a CDS encoding DUF4314 domain-containing protein — translation MKPISKERLAHLRKQYPAGARVQLLWMDDMQAPPTGTKGTVWGVDDTGSIMVQWDNGSSLNVVYGIDSCKVIDEKSREEA, via the coding sequence ATGAAACCGATCAGTAAAGAAAGACTGGCCCACCTACGCAAGCAGTACCCCGCTGGCGCTAGAGTTCAGCTCCTTTGGATGGATGATATGCAAGCACCGCCAACGGGCACAAAAGGCACCGTGTGGGGCGTGGATGACACAGGCTCCATCATGGTTCAGTGGGACAACGGCAGCAGCTTGAATGTGGTTTACGGCATTGATTCCTGCAAGGTAATCGATGAAAAATCCAGGGAGGAGGCATAG
- a CDS encoding phage major capsid protein — translation MNKILELREKRAKSWEAAKAFLDTKRGTDGIVSAEDTATYEKMEADVVALGKEIDRLEKQEALDRELSKPLNTPLTGKPIFQGMESKGGRASAEYQKAFWNAMRTRSGEGLDPVIKNALQIGTDTEGGYLVPDEFERTLIEALDEENIFRKLANVISTSSGDRKIPVVASKGTASWIDEEGAIPESDDSFGQVSIGAYKLGTMIKVSEELLNDSVFNLENYIAREFARRIGNKEEDAFFTGDGSGKPTGILAATGGAQIGVTAASATAISIDEILDLFYSLKSPYRNKSVFVMNDATIKAIRKLKDGQGQYIWQPSLQAGTPDTILNRPVYTSSYVPTIAASAKSIIFGDFGYYWVADRQGRVFKRLNELYAATGQVGFVATQRVDGKLILPEAIKVLQQKA, via the coding sequence ATGAATAAAATTCTTGAACTGCGTGAAAAAAGAGCAAAGTCCTGGGAAGCTGCTAAAGCCTTCCTGGATACCAAAAGAGGTACAGATGGAATTGTATCTGCTGAAGACACTGCAACCTATGAAAAAATGGAAGCGGATGTGGTTGCCCTCGGTAAAGAGATTGATCGTCTTGAAAAGCAAGAAGCACTGGACCGCGAGCTTTCAAAGCCACTTAACACACCACTTACCGGAAAACCTATCTTCCAGGGTATGGAATCCAAAGGCGGCAGAGCTTCTGCAGAATACCAGAAAGCCTTCTGGAATGCCATGAGAACCCGTTCTGGTGAGGGACTCGATCCGGTGATTAAGAACGCACTGCAGATTGGTACTGACACTGAAGGTGGCTATCTAGTACCGGATGAGTTCGAACGTACACTTATTGAAGCCCTGGATGAAGAGAATATCTTCAGAAAGCTGGCCAACGTCATCTCCACTTCTTCAGGAGATCGTAAGATTCCGGTAGTAGCTTCCAAGGGCACTGCTTCTTGGATCGATGAAGAAGGTGCAATTCCTGAAAGCGATGATAGCTTTGGACAGGTTTCCATTGGCGCTTACAAGCTGGGTACCATGATTAAGGTATCGGAAGAGCTTCTAAATGACAGCGTCTTTAATCTTGAGAACTATATCGCAAGAGAGTTTGCAAGACGTATCGGTAACAAGGAAGAAGATGCCTTCTTCACAGGAGATGGTTCTGGAAAGCCTACAGGTATCCTTGCTGCCACTGGTGGAGCCCAAATTGGTGTAACCGCTGCAAGTGCCACTGCCATTTCGATTGATGAGATTTTGGACCTCTTCTACTCTCTTAAGTCTCCTTACAGAAACAAGTCCGTGTTCGTTATGAACGATGCTACCATTAAGGCCATTAGAAAGCTAAAAGATGGTCAGGGTCAGTATATCTGGCAGCCTTCACTTCAGGCTGGAACGCCAGATACCATTCTGAACAGACCTGTTTACACTTCATCTTACGTTCCTACCATTGCTGCATCTGCAAAGTCCATCATCTTCGGTGACTTTGGTTACTACTGGGTAGCGGATCGTCAAGGCAGAGTCTTTAAGAGACTTAATGAGCTCTATGCGGCTACTGGCCAGGTGGGCTTTGTTGCTACTCAGCGTGTGGATGGAAAGCTAATTCTACCTGAAGCCATCAAAGTGCTTCAGCAGAAAGCGTAA
- a CDS encoding phage tail protein, whose product MSDFGLKIGVEGEKEFKSSLRDINQTFKVLGSEMNLVTSQFDKQDKSIKAITARNEVLNKEIDAQKSKVSTLEAALKNAAESFGENDKRTKAWQIQLNNANADLNKMEKELDDNNKALDAASDGFDDAGKEADKFGDEIKDSAKVADDSGGKFEKLGSVMKGVAAGIGVAMAAIGTAAITAGKKLFDMANDAAAAGDEIDKASQRIGLSRQGYQEWDYVLSQNGASISSLENGMKKLNNTVDDAINGSSSATEKFQRLGISMADLEGKSREEVFEMTIKGLQGISDEGEKAAIANDLLGTSSVELGALLNQSAESTDALKNKASELGLVMSDESVDAAVNYTDAMDNLTRSFAGVKNNITSQLLPGFTMILDGLTGLITGQEGAAEQLKEGARQTVEQIAVILPQILDVVTGLIAAIAEVAPDLILALVSGILDNLPTLIEAATNIIMTIVGGLIEALPQITEGALQLVLTLVDGIITNLPALVEAALVMIVTLATGLGDALPELIPSIVEAVILIATTLINNLDLVLDAAFQIISGLAMGLLNSLPTLIQSLPQIINSIITFITSNLPRLIEMGVQLTIQLGMGLIRAIPQIVAQLPQIIMSIVTGLARGIPSILEVGRNIARGLWDGIASMIGWLGEKVKNMVNGIVGGVKKVLGIRSPSKVFAGIGSNMGEGIGEGFEKAMGDVEKDMQGAIPTDFDLDLNSQVTGSFGGSDGAVFDVTIPLTIDGNILTRVIAQLQWNQNTVTVRNLGVAGS is encoded by the coding sequence ATGTCGGACTTCGGCCTAAAAATCGGTGTTGAGGGTGAAAAGGAGTTCAAGAGCTCTCTTCGAGATATCAATCAAACATTCAAGGTGCTGGGTTCTGAAATGAATCTGGTTACTTCACAGTTTGATAAGCAAGATAAATCCATCAAGGCTATTACAGCAAGAAATGAAGTCTTAAATAAAGAGATTGACGCTCAAAAAAGTAAAGTATCCACCCTTGAAGCTGCGCTGAAAAATGCTGCTGAGTCCTTTGGGGAGAATGACAAAAGAACAAAAGCCTGGCAGATCCAGCTAAACAATGCAAATGCAGACCTAAATAAAATGGAAAAAGAGCTGGATGATAACAACAAGGCTCTTGATGCAGCCAGTGATGGGTTTGATGATGCTGGTAAAGAAGCGGACAAGTTTGGGGATGAAATCAAAGACTCTGCTAAAGTAGCAGATGATTCCGGTGGTAAGTTTGAAAAGCTCGGTTCAGTTATGAAAGGTGTGGCTGCGGGGATTGGTGTTGCCATGGCGGCCATTGGAACTGCAGCGATAACAGCAGGTAAAAAGCTCTTTGATATGGCTAATGATGCTGCCGCCGCAGGGGATGAAATCGATAAGGCCAGCCAAAGGATTGGTCTTTCCAGGCAAGGCTATCAAGAGTGGGACTATGTCCTTTCCCAAAATGGTGCCAGTATCTCATCCTTAGAAAACGGGATGAAGAAGCTTAATAACACCGTGGACGATGCCATCAATGGGAGTTCCTCAGCCACAGAAAAGTTTCAGCGACTAGGGATTTCCATGGCAGACCTTGAGGGCAAATCCAGAGAAGAAGTCTTTGAGATGACCATTAAAGGTCTACAAGGCATCTCTGATGAAGGTGAAAAAGCGGCCATTGCCAATGACCTACTGGGAACATCCTCAGTTGAGCTTGGTGCACTTTTGAATCAATCTGCTGAAAGCACCGATGCCCTAAAAAATAAGGCCAGTGAACTGGGGCTGGTGATGAGTGATGAATCTGTGGACGCCGCGGTGAACTACACAGACGCCATGGACAATCTCACCCGCTCCTTTGCCGGGGTGAAAAACAATATCACATCACAGCTCCTCCCTGGCTTTACCATGATTTTAGATGGTTTGACGGGCCTAATCACTGGTCAAGAAGGAGCTGCTGAGCAGTTAAAAGAAGGAGCTAGGCAGACGGTTGAACAGATTGCTGTCATCCTTCCTCAAATTCTGGATGTGGTTACTGGACTTATTGCGGCCATTGCAGAAGTTGCACCTGATTTGATTCTCGCTCTTGTCAGTGGGATTTTAGATAATCTTCCCACACTTATTGAAGCGGCAACCAATATCATCATGACCATTGTAGGTGGCCTTATCGAAGCCTTACCTCAAATTACAGAAGGTGCTTTGCAGCTTGTTCTAACATTGGTGGATGGGATTATTACCAATCTTCCTGCCCTGGTGGAAGCGGCGCTAGTGATGATTGTGACCCTTGCAACGGGCCTTGGAGATGCCCTACCAGAACTTATTCCTTCCATTGTAGAAGCAGTGATTCTGATCGCTACCACCTTAATCAATAATCTGGATTTGGTGCTAGATGCAGCATTTCAGATTATCAGCGGCTTGGCTATGGGACTTTTGAACTCACTACCAACTCTGATTCAATCACTGCCTCAGATTATTAACAGCATCATTACCTTCATCACCAGTAATCTACCAAGGCTCATTGAAATGGGAGTTCAGCTGACCATTCAGCTTGGTATGGGCTTGATTAGAGCTATCCCTCAGATCGTGGCTCAACTGCCTCAGATCATCATGTCTATTGTCACCGGACTTGCCCGTGGGATTCCATCAATTTTAGAAGTGGGAAGAAATATAGCCAGAGGTTTATGGGACGGTATCGCATCGATGATTGGTTGGCTTGGAGAAAAAGTAAAAAATATGGTCAACGGGATCGTTGGTGGCGTCAAGAAGGTTCTTGGTATTAGATCTCCTTCAAAGGTGTTTGCAGGCATTGGTTCCAACATGGGTGAAGGTATTGGAGAGGGCTTCGAAAAAGCCATGGGTGATGTGGAAAAAGATATGCAGGGAGCTATTCCTACAGACTTTGATTTGGACCTGAACTCTCAAGTCACTGGAAGTTTTGGTGGTTCTGACGGAGCAGTCTTTGATGTAACTATCCCTCTTACCATTGACGGTAACATTCTAACAAGAGTCATAGCCCAACTTCAGTGGAACCAAAACACCGTCACAGTTAGAAACCTTGGTGTGGCAGGAAGTTAA
- a CDS encoding DUF7698 family protein, with amino-acid sequence MKEIKAFEEAKATGANFKDSGINSTMYWAYERSKEAGNDTIDFSEVIWDYDIELIVKACKAYGIDHITISSTFSGLIATLAEFEKHGCRMDGLTKVKTSYTDWQTGENQILPAILVRI; translated from the coding sequence ATGAAAGAAATCAAAGCATTTGAAGAAGCCAAAGCAACCGGCGCAAACTTTAAGGACTCTGGAATCAACAGCACCATGTACTGGGCCTACGAAAGAAGCAAGGAAGCGGGAAACGACACCATCGACTTTTCCGAGGTCATTTGGGATTACGACATCGAACTCATTGTTAAAGCCTGCAAAGCCTACGGAATTGACCACATTACCATTTCAAGCACCTTCTCAGGACTGATCGCAACCCTTGCCGAATTTGAAAAGCACGGTTGCAGGATGGACGGACTTACCAAGGTTAAGACAAGCTATACCGACTGGCAGACCGGCGAAAATCAAATTCTACCAGCAATCTTGGTTAGGATTTAA
- a CDS encoding head-tail adaptor protein, with amino-acid sequence MSFGKMNTFIDIVESVTIKDLEGFKTEVNNIVASVRAYREGRHGNEKWANRASFSEATDLFRFRDIPGLTVTTSMVLIHGDKRFEITSVEDVKGRGMYIEVLAKEVVPSG; translated from the coding sequence ATGAGCTTTGGGAAAATGAATACCTTTATCGATATTGTAGAAAGCGTCACCATTAAAGATCTTGAAGGGTTTAAAACAGAAGTTAATAACATTGTAGCTTCTGTAAGAGCCTACCGTGAAGGTCGCCATGGCAATGAGAAATGGGCAAACAGAGCTTCCTTTTCTGAAGCCACAGACCTTTTTCGCTTTCGAGATATCCCTGGATTAACTGTAACGACATCCATGGTGCTCATTCATGGTGATAAAAGGTTTGAAATAACATCTGTTGAGGATGTGAAAGGTCGGGGAATGTATATTGAAGTACTGGCCAAGGAGGTTGTTCCAAGTGGCTAA
- a CDS encoding terminase large subunit — MAKDSHYSKEMADYAVGFIECLSHTKGTWAGKPFELIDWQEQIIRDLFGTIKPNGYRQFNTAYVEIPKKMGKSELAAAVALLLTCGDNEERAEVYGCAADRNQASIVFNVAADMVRMCPALSKRVKILDSQKRLIYQPTGSIYQVLSADVGNKHGFNTHGVVFDELHTQPNRKLYDVMTKGSGDARMQPLYFLITTAGDNQNSICWEVHQKALDIMAGRKNDPTFYPVIYGAALEDDWSDPKVWKKANPSLGITVSMDKVKMAYESARQNPAEENSFRQLRLNQWVKQAIRWMPMDKWDACAFPVNPESLKGRVCYGGLDLSSSTDITAFVLVFPPQDEDDKYVVLPYFWIPEDSIDLRVRRDHVNYDVWEKQGFLLTTEGNVVHYGFIETFIEDLGMKYNIREIAFDRWGAVQMTQNLENLGFTVVPFGQGFKDMSPPTKELMKLTLEQKIAHGGHPVLRWMMDNIFIRTDPAGNIKADKEKSTEKIDGAVATIMALDRAIRCGGGPGTSVYDERGLLIF; from the coding sequence ATGGCGAAAGATTCCCATTACAGCAAGGAGATGGCGGACTATGCAGTTGGTTTTATTGAATGCCTCTCCCATACCAAAGGAACCTGGGCGGGAAAGCCTTTTGAACTAATAGATTGGCAAGAACAAATCATCCGGGATTTATTTGGAACCATAAAACCAAATGGCTATCGTCAATTTAATACTGCTTATGTAGAGATACCAAAGAAGATGGGAAAAAGTGAGCTTGCGGCGGCTGTTGCCCTGCTCTTAACCTGTGGTGATAACGAAGAGCGTGCTGAGGTTTATGGCTGCGCTGCAGATCGCAACCAAGCCTCCATCGTTTTTAATGTGGCAGCTGATATGGTACGTATGTGCCCTGCCTTATCCAAGCGGGTAAAGATTCTGGACTCACAGAAAAGACTGATCTACCAACCCACCGGAAGCATCTATCAAGTGCTCTCTGCGGATGTTGGAAACAAGCACGGCTTTAACACCCATGGCGTTGTCTTTGATGAACTTCATACTCAACCTAACCGAAAACTCTATGATGTTATGACAAAAGGTAGTGGTGATGCCAGGATGCAGCCTTTGTACTTTCTAATCACCACTGCTGGAGATAATCAAAATAGTATCTGCTGGGAGGTTCATCAAAAAGCACTGGATATCATGGCAGGAAGAAAGAACGATCCTACCTTCTACCCCGTCATTTATGGTGCCGCTCTTGAAGATGATTGGTCCGACCCAAAGGTATGGAAGAAAGCAAACCCTTCCCTTGGCATCACGGTCAGCATGGATAAAGTAAAGATGGCCTATGAGTCTGCAAGACAAAACCCTGCTGAAGAAAATAGTTTCAGGCAACTACGACTCAATCAATGGGTGAAGCAGGCCATTCGCTGGATGCCTATGGATAAATGGGATGCCTGTGCTTTTCCGGTTAATCCAGAAAGCCTCAAAGGTCGCGTCTGTTATGGCGGGCTGGACCTCTCCTCTTCCACTGATATTACAGCCTTTGTACTTGTCTTCCCTCCACAGGATGAAGATGACAAGTATGTGGTTCTTCCATACTTCTGGATACCGGAAGACAGCATTGACCTTAGGGTTAGGCGGGATCATGTGAATTATGATGTGTGGGAAAAACAAGGATTCCTTCTAACTACCGAAGGTAACGTAGTCCATTACGGTTTCATCGAGACTTTCATTGAGGATCTTGGAATGAAATATAACATCCGCGAGATTGCCTTTGACCGCTGGGGAGCAGTTCAGATGACACAGAACTTAGAGAATTTAGGTTTCACCGTTGTACCTTTTGGGCAGGGCTTCAAGGATATGTCTCCACCAACAAAGGAACTGATGAAGCTGACATTGGAACAGAAAATTGCTCACGGAGGACATCCTGTTCTTCGCTGGATGATGGACAACATCTTTATACGAACCGACCCTGCAGGAAACATAAAGGCAGACAAGGAAAAGAGTACAGAAAAAATAGATGGTGCTGTAGCAACCATCATGGCACTCGATAGGGCGATAAGGTGTGGCGGAGGACCTGGAACATCAGTTTATGATGAGAGGGGATTATTGATATTTTGA